Genomic DNA from Coffea arabica cultivar ET-39 chromosome 7e, Coffea Arabica ET-39 HiFi, whole genome shotgun sequence:
aaatttctgttatTAATCACACTTTGTACATAATACTGTACCAGCAATGTCTTTGCATGATGGGCTGAATAGGGATATATGCCCTCAGCTCAAAATGACCCCTACGCATTTATAAACTAGATTGAGTGCATTCCCATTCCTACTGGGAACGTTAATGGGATCGGACCAACCCGAGTTTAGCCTGTTTGGCTCGATAAAAGATAAATGAGTCTAAACTTTAATTGGGTCGAACAGAGTTTTAGCCTAAATATTAGGTTTAAACTAATTATGATCCGAATTTGGGTCATACTAGGCTCATGTCCGATTAAAACGCAATCCATATATGAGTATAAgcatatatgtaaaatatatataataatatccataacttctaattatctatactatatataatTGGAGACGAGGGGATTTGGGGTAAACAAAAATCTGTCATTTCATATACTTTCTAAACTACCCTTGATGGTGAGAGAACTTTTCGGTATAAATGAAAATCTATCTATCTTTGATAACTAACTACTAccaatatgattttttttaccAAATAATATGTATTTTTTCATATACTATTTTTCAACTTATTAGTAAATCTTAATTTTAATTAACAACCACCAATTATGGTTATGAAGAACTACTAAATAACTAatttttataacttttattttgatgaattttttacattttttttaaaaaaaatagaaaaccaattttcttgaaaatgatttcaatAAATATACTCAAAatatttcacaatttttttATTAGTTGCACACACATTAGTATGTGCCTTGAATACTAGTGCATATTACGACATAAAATGTAAATAATTTAtatgtaaatttttattaattcataattataaagtatatattgtatataattATGTGTTTAATTATAGTTtgggtcaaatctgatttgagGCCAAAACTCACATAATAGTGGGGGCTGAACTCGAGTACTTTTAGCATGGTTTGAAACCTGAGATCCATATACTTTGTGAACCGAATTTGGATTCATTGAAACATGGGTCAAAAAGTTCGATTGACACCCTAATCCCCGCATACCAGAAAAAGTGTGCAGAGAAATCCCATccccaaacccaaaaaaaaaaaaaaaaaaagtaaaccgGGGCGGTGGTGGGGTgttgaaggaagaaaaagacGCGAGTCCAGGTTAATTATTAAGGAACCAATTATAGTCATTAAGATGGGGAAAGGTTCATGGTACGCGTCATCGACATCATGAACTCGGCCATGTTAATGAATCCATTCTCATAAGCATCCACTCCCCTTTTATCATTTTCCTGGACGCCTCCAGCTCGGCTTTTTGTCAAGCCTTCTCATCACCTCCGACAATCCCGCCGCGCTCATTTTCCCCGTtttgaaggaagaaaaagacATGACTGCAGGTTAGTTATTAAGGAaccaattatatatatatatagtaattAGGATGGAGAAAGGTTCATGGTACGCATCATGAACTCGTCCATGTTAATGAATCCATCACCATCAGGATCCTCGACTTTTCTCCAAGCCTCGTCATCACCTCCGACAATTCCTCCGCGCTTATTTTCCCATTCCCGTCCAAAATCAAATACTCGAAAGGCACCTTGAAGCCTTTCACGCCAGCTCCTTTAGCCCTGTGGACTTTCGTGAACTCTTCAAAGTCGATACATCCATCTCCGTCCGAATCAGCGACCTTGCCCATCTCGGACTCTTTTGCTATAATATTTGTTCTTTCCTCCCGTAACCCCGAGTGCTAACTTGTATTCTTCCTCGGAGATTTTCCCATCTTTAGTTGCGTCAAACTTGTTAAAAAAGCTTCGTAACTCCTCCACCTTTGGATGGAAAACTTTTGACGTTACATTTGGCTTCTGCCTAATTTGGTGATCTTTTGTTGTAGAAATTCGGGATTGCTTAGGTGAAGAGCGACTCAAGACGTTGTGTTGAaacttgagaaagctcaaagacgACAtggggtttcttttttttttttcttttttttttttaatgattaaaTTGGTCTTGCTCTCGTGCTCCAAGTTTTTGAATGATACTACAAAATTTAATTGCATTGCGGGCTAATATCTATTATACATAATCTAGCTCCGATGGGATCAGATAGATGCTGAGGACTTGATTTGTTCCCCTTTTTCTGAAATCGTTACACTAATTAGGCAATAAAAGCACATTCTTTCCTGCAATGAGTTGGGCAGATAAAATTGCTTTTATTCCTGTTCTTGAATCGAGCGTTGTGGACCACGAACAAAATTCCGTTTTAGAAGTTGGATTAAGGATTTTGATAAAAAAGCACTTATAGGtattaaaagtacttttaaggCGTTTCTTGAATACCACCTTATAAAATTAGGAGCAGAGCTTTTGGTGTGAAAAACACTTTTAATAGTAACAGTTTAAATTTGGTGCTTTTAGAGTAATTTTTGTgatgtaaaaaataaaatattaaattttatcatatattataaattaaataaagagctaaatataattaaaaaatttcaaattatacaTTATCATAatacaataagtacttattaaattattatttgatTCCGCTGTCCACCCAGCCCCTCTTAGGGCCAACAATTTGCTACATTATTCCGCCATAACGCGTAGGTGCCTGCGTGCCTTTCCTTTCCACCAATGTCGAACTAGTGGTATTAGACTATCCATCACTTTGGCGTGGGAAGTTGCCTTCGGAatatctctttattttttttcttttcgattAACATGGGTAAGCTTTGTAATTAAGAATCGGAAGATCATGATAAAAAAGAAAGGTTCAAAGTGGAGACTAAAATAAGCTGGATGTACGATCCTATCGTTACATTTATGTCTTTGGAGTCTCAATTTAAGCAATAACTTGAATAAAACCATTTCCTCGGTTTGTGATCTTAAAATATTAAAACCATGAGACCTTGAGAACTTAAGCAACAGCATAACCTTAGGACCCTAGTTTTTTGCCTAGATTTTATAGtacaagtttttttaaaaaaattttgtttgcaGTAACTTctaaaaatacacaaaaatttttaaaaatatatatctcaaaacacccaaaaaataaacatccacctttttcttttgtcaccACCATTCCACCTTAGGCCAACACCACTGTCGCCGTTATCACCACCTCACCGCCATCGCCTCTCCCTCTTCTCCTGTCTCCCTCATTCTCTTCGCCTCTCTTCTCCCTTCTCCTccttttccccttcccccttcttttttttttttcttttttttctttctctctcttctttttcccctcctacttctttccttttttcctccctccctccctctcccCCCTGGCCGTTAATCTCACCCATCTCTTTTGCCTCAATCTGGACCAAATCGAGGTAGGAGAGGTGGGCGAGATACACAAGAATGGGGGAGAGGGAGGGAAGGAGGGAGGAAAAGGGAGAAGGGAGAAGGGagaggaggaaaagaaaggagaaaaggaaaaaaattaaaaaaaaagaagaagaagaaagaatagCACTACCTGTTCTTTTGATTTTTACCAccctttttccattttctgTGAAAATTAATAATGGAAACGGAAGGTACATAAAAAAAATGGAGTGTAGGTgtaattttgatgaattttagtCAACAGAGGGGTTGCGGTCAACATTGGTGATAGCTAGCGGTGGCCGGAAACTCCATAATTGCTACTGTGTGGgcaaaggaggaagaagaagagaggaaaagaaggagaaaaatgaaaaaaaaaacaaaaattgtttAGTTTTTCTAAATCtgcaaatatacaaaaaaatttctACAGATTCTCCcgtaaaattttatacaaacacCTAAAAAACTATCAGAATTTATATTTGGTAATTATATGCATGCattagattattattttctctATATGCTGTTTACATTTTTAATAACACCAGTGGTTCTTTTGATTTTGACTACTTTTTATTCATTTCCTGTGAAAACTTATATCGGAAATGGAATTTACGTAGAAAAATGGAGTGGAGGGTATAATTCTGGTCAACAGATACATCGGTGGCCAACCACCAATGCTGATGGTGGCCGAAAGCTCCATAGCTGCTGCTGTGTGAAtaaaggaggaagaagaagagagaaactaaaataaaattttatacaaacactcaaaacacaCACTTTATtagcatcaaaattttccaaatggATGCATATGGATATTAACAACACAACCCCATCATAATTTATATATGCATCACATTATGACTTTCTCTATCCGctggttgaattttttttcccatgCGAACATGGTCTGATTCAAAATCACACCGAAGACTCTTTTGCCTGACTTAGTTGACGGTCATGATCATTCCATATTACGTATTCACCCCGAGATTCACGATCAGGATCAACTGTAATTCCAATCAACTCGCTCGCTCTATTTGCTTGATCCATCCAATCTGTTCCCCTCAGAACAAAAACCATCAGGACCGAACACACGGCCTGGGCCACCAGTAGACCCAACCATAGGCCTAATAAGCCCTTTCCCAATCCAAATCCAGTGATGATTGCGAGAGGTAGCCCAACACCGTAGAAGGAGCCCAGATTAATCGTAGCACCCAACACCGGCCTAGCGCATCCCTTCAACACTCCACAACCGGCGGTCTGGGGGCAGTTTCCGATCTCACAGAGGCCCAGCACCGGCATGGACAGGGCGGTCAAAGACAGAATGGCTTTGTCTTGTGTAAAAGCTCGTCCCCAAGCATTTCTGCATATTGTCACGAATGACATTGCAGCTATGCTTGTAAACACTGCACATGCTAATGCTACCAGGCACGAAATTCTTGCTTTGCTAGGATGGTTGGCTCCTAACTCATTTCCCACTCGAGTAGACACCGCTAAGCCCaaagatgaaggaaaaatgTAAACAAGAGAAGTTGCCTGCAAGAGAATTCCCATGGTTGCCACGACTTCGGCCGCATTTGAGAGCAAACCAGATAATAGAATCATCAACTCGTACCACCACCACTCTAAGCATACTGATACACAGCTGGGGAGTGCAAGGCTTAGAATCGGCTTCCACTGATTGAAGCATTGGAGGGACCACCCTGGCCATGATCTTTTATACACCCCAGAAAAGATTATGTAAAGAACGAGTGTTGCAAGGGTAGCGAAGTCTGTAATGGATGATGCCGCAGCAACGCCTCGAATGCCTAGGCCGAGCTTATGAATGAGGAGATAATTTACTGGTGCATGCAAGGCCAGAGAAAAGACAGCACTAAGGATAAGGGGCAGCGTTACATTCTGTGTCCTCAGAAAGATTTTGAGAGGGTTTATGATGGATTGGAATACAAGGTCTGGTATGCAGAATGCAAGATGGTTAGCTGCAACTGAAGATATATTTGAGTCTTGGCCACAAAAGACTAGTATTGGCTGGATGTTGAGCCACAAGAGGGAAATGGGAATTGAAGCGAACAAAAGAATGACGATTGTGCGTTGCAGGGTTTGACCCATGACTGACCACTGCTTAGCCCCACAGGCTTGAGAAGAGATGCCTTCCATGCCCATGGCTAAACCTGAGATGATGGAGTAGCCAGTGATGTTGGCTATGCCACTTGAAAGAGACCCCCCAGCCAGTGCATCTTTCCCCAGTCTTCCCATGAATAGCACTGATATCATGGATTTACCATAAACAAGCAGGCCGGTGATGATCATGGGAAAGGCTATGGTGTATAGCTTTTTAATCTCCTCAGCAACCTGAGAGATTTGTTGCGAGAGTAAGGGCAAGATATTCCAAAAAGAGCGATATAAGATGGATACACATTGGCTAACCTCTGGAAGGGTTGGCCTGGAACCGCGATGTTCGTGATCTGGAAAGCTTTCGTTCGACTTTGGGAGGCCATTAATATAGTCCACCAGTAGAGGAGCTGAAGTTTCTACAGCCATATCAGCTATTTATTGATCAAAACTTGTTTGCTTGAATTGAATGAGGAAAAGATATTTATACTAGTTAATtttcaaagaagaagaaaaggacgACCATAATGAAAGATCAGATTGCTGTAAATGTAGCTAGGGGGAGAGGGGTCTTTTGGAAACCTCGCTCCTGGAAGGGGGAGAGTAAAGTAAAAACAGGAATAAAGGCAACATCAATTAATTTCCCTCCCTTCGATCTTCTTACTACAGTCATGAATCATGATCAAAGAGATATCATCAGTGCCCAAGAAGACaatatgtatgtgaaaatgCGTGTGTTTGTTAAAGGAGTTTGGTGGTGTGCGAGTAAATTAGACGAGAGTGGGGATGAGAAGGTGTAAGGTGACCATGGAAGTCTTGTCCTATCTGGGAGTGGAAGGCATATCCCATCTAGTGTTACTTATACTAGTAGTTCCCAAATTCATCATCATTTTGCCTGGTTAGTCCGTGGCCATGCATGCAATTACCAATACTTGTGAAGCTGTCATCACCTCCTTGCAAGATTTTGTgtgtcatcatcatcattaacAACAGCTTCTTACTTTGTTTTCatcttctccttttctttcttcttttcttttgttctcttttttttttcccctcttttccCCTGCTTTTAGCTTTTTCTTAGAAGAAAAAGATGAGTCAAGCAAAGTCCAAATAGTAATTGTCTTTTGCCAAGTCTTTCTAGTGTTCACGACACAAGTTCATTTGAGGAGCCGGATTTAGACGAAGTAGCACCCCGCATTGGACGTGCCATGCGCTTCCATCAGACAGATCCACAAAGAAAGTGTCTtctccacacacacacacacacccggCGTGGCGGGGGGCCGCACCTAACGTTGGTAGGATTTGCAATAATTGTTGACTACAACACAGATACATCCTTGGTACCCATGGACTGATGGACTATACCTGGCAATTGGATGATTATACCTGGCAATTGGACTGGTTCAACGAATCTTGGATGGATTAATATTGAGTTTTCATCTAAATGGGTTATATTTAACTCATCCAACTTTAGATTTGGTTGATTGTGGATCGGGTCATGTTGGGTTATTTCAAACCCATAATCCAAATATGACCCAACATATTAATTAATACATTTTGATACATAAACTTTTTCACATACATTTTAAcacacaaaaatattttttttcacacatataaacacattttcacatacataaatatattttcacacacataaacacacaCTCACTTTTTAAATCCCTTGGAAACACatcataaatagaataatattttatattgcttgtattgtgaattttagataataaattgtacatttaaatagattagctaaaaaaattgtttacttactttttaatactactaattgattgaaacttatttttgtCACAACTTATTAATACTTTTACTATTCATATCTGCTTTATTGTAAGTTGTAATATTTTGtgtatttaaattattgaatgctaGATTATATTATGCTTGAAAATGTAAGTAGTATTATAATATTGATGAGGAATTGTTAACAATGAAATAAAACAAGTTAGAGAAAAGTAAAAGAATGCAATTAGAACAAATTTAAAACCCTATTCTACGTGCATGAAATATTAACAAACAAAAGCAAGTAACAACTTGAGaacaaccacaaaaaaaaaaaaaaaaaaaggggaggaaAACAACACACTCTTAAAaggcataataaattattatagaAGTTGAGCAAGTTAAACTACTGTTGTAAAAGTAAAATAAGCATGAGTTTTTATTTCAAGTTTCTTTgttcttttaaataaaaattaaaaaaattgattgaaaacatatatatatatatatatatatatatatatatatatatatatatatgagaattTTAAATACAAATTAGTCAATGAATTTTAACACATGTCCAAATGCAAGTGGTTGGATATATGTGCATTGAATAttgtatttattattttgaattacttttaaacaaGTTGGGTATTGACTGTCCAAATAAAAAACCCAACTCGTCCAATGAATAAGTTGGGTTGCTCTTACGCAATCTAACAAAATCCATAACTCAACTGACCCAACCCATCATTTAAAATTAATGGGCAGGTTGGGCGATTTTAGACTTTTTTGCCAACTCTAGTGGTGATGAACTAAATAGCAGCCCTGTCGTACTCAGATATTGTATGTTTACTCTTTTTCCACTCTCATTCCTTACTTTTTGTGAACGAAATGTACCATAATGTACAAAGTTTGAGTCTGGAGGATAAAATTAGTAAGGTTTGAACGATTATTATTATCAATATATTCTTTTCTACGTTTGCTTGGATTGTTTTTTTTCTAAGAAAAAAAACAACCGTTTTTTAAGggcagggggagggggagggggagctAAAACTTATAACATTTTCTGTTTCATAATTCTTCCAATAACATTGCTACGGTAAAATTTGTCTAAAAAAGCCTCCCTAAAACACTTCCCCAAACGGAGACAAAAAGTTTGGATAAATGGGAATAGTGTCACATCTCAAAATTCAACAAGACTACAACATAATAACGTTTATAGGttttctcttatttcttttttctgtaCCATTTTTACGTCGATTATTgacaaaacaagaaattaagGCAAAATAGACAACCAAGCAGCGTGAAAAGTATTTGCTTGTCAGCTTTGTGTCGATAAAGGCCCTAGCAtttcctccaaaaaaaaaaaaaaattaataacaaaGGCCACAGGAGGAGGCTCGACTGACAAACGGAACGGAAAGGTTTGAGCTTTAAAGTTGCATCAGTTCATCCAGACAGGAGACCTAAATTGCTGTAAAAGCTCGCAATGGAGTTgcataatacaaaaaaaaaccgAGATTCTCTGAAAAAGACTGAAATCGTCCGAACATTTTTTTGTCAGTTCTCAAAAGAAGTAATTTGTTTTTACTTTTATGTCGTTTACCAACcctagacttttttttttttttggttattcgTCTGCTTTGCTAAGTAAATCCGTGCACTGGGACGGACGATAGTAGATAGAGCTCAACAAAACAAGGAGAAATAGATTCACCCTAAACGCACTCAACAAACCTGAATTCAGAATTAACTGACAACCTAGCAAAGTTTCCTGCATCACTTTGTTTTCGCCACAAAAGATGTACATAAAAACTTTATCCAAATATTTACGACAAAAGATTCTCTCTCTCCTCAAACTTCTCCTCTTTTTAATGGCTAAAATACACCTATCATGCAAAATTTGATGCCACTGTCAAGTACAAAATTCTCTTGAAAATATGaaaactaatttttcttatttcaaCAATTTCTTGTCGTTGTTTGAATTTTTTGCTAACCAATTATAATCGTTAAGACAAGTTGATGGGCAAGATAACCAATATTTATAATGAAATAAAATACGGATAAAGGGTTTGTCCAATATTATATTGACCGCAAAAGCTTAAATTTGCAATATGTTAGGATGTTATAGCGAGTTTATCCCATTGGCAATTCCTATCCTCTACTTTTATGGTACAAAACACCAAAAACCGTTCAATGTTTCAAAACTTAGAAGTAAGATTGTTAAAATAGAGAGAAAAGATTACAAATTTGATTTGACGAGAGAGATTGCACAGTAATATTTGCTTAGTTAGTTGAAATTTAATTGATTGTACCCAAATACTCGATCCATCCATCAATTCTTTTCAGTTAAATATTCTTTCTTACAATTTCCTTGTGAGATTCAGTTTTTATTATTCTCTCGTaagatttgagaaatttcataaatctgatttttttttagatCTAGAATTTCTCACATATATTATGGCATATTTAAATTTCTCTTTGTAGCAAATTTTATGTTAGAAGGGACCCCCAGATCCATTGGGTTTCAGTGATTCATCCAAATAGAAGATAGTTTTGAAGCTTCAATTTTATCCTTATGTTtgttaatttttcaaatttattgtcACAATTAATTTTCAAATCTATATATGCGTGTTGGTGTTTTGATATATTTTATGCCAGCAGTGCAATATTGCAATGAAATTATACTCTAAAATTATTAATTACACGTTAAGCTTTCACATTGGCACAAAATATTCATGTGAAAACAAataccttttttaaaaaaaaaaaaagtgacaaCAAATACATTAAGTCCTCGTTACCATTATTGTAAAACCAacctcttttcatttttctcattcatACTCAATTATTTACGTACGATTCTAAAATATTGGATTGATGTCAAACCTCCTTTGTTGTCACAAATCCAGATATTAAAGGGTACATCTGCTGGCTTCCACCACACTACTCTCTCCACACCAATAGAGTCCAGGGTCCAGTCTCACTCCCGACACCCCAAAGTAGGTCAGCCAGGTCCTTGAAAAGTGATGTATCATCCTCCAGAATGGgccactggccatttggtccagtggtcatccCCTTCTCTGGGgatgctggaggtcaggggttcaacCCCTGCCTCCCACAACTTACCATTCTACGTGGCTGGTCTTTATCCCCGCGGGTAGTTCGAGCTGTCCGCTCCCCCTCCTTAGGGTATGGCGACCTTCCTGGCTTGTTCAGGGTTCGAATCCCGGTGTTAACGTGTTCGGTGTAGAGATCGTAAGATCCTACCAAAAgctcctaattgcaattaaaggctgcaattctttgataaattacaaaatataccacaaatattttcatttacttgcaaaatggagcttcgtatttcacaaatttacaaacaattgtaggatcgtacgatcctacggaTCCTGCTACGATCCTACATAGATTAATATGATTTGCGACTCTGAATATGATCCGGATCGATTTGAACCTACGATCCGGATCGCGATTTTGACAACCATgggattgacccggacacccccgtgtcgaccaaaaaaaaaaaaaaaagccctcCAAAATGGCATTCCCTAAAATACGACAATAACATTTGCAAAGTCCTTTGGACATTCTTTCGAGGAGAATCATGGAATACGGGTCACCTACTATCCTAGAAGGCAGGGACCATTTCTCGTCTACGCTCTTTCTGCCTCCTTTCTTCCCATCCGTTTGACAGGTTGTTCATCTAAGAGTATCTACTGCTCCATCTCGAAGAGGGAGAGATGCTTATTGCTGGAAATAGCCGAGCAATACTGCAAAATTTTCACGTCAGCTTTACTGTTCTCATCATGGACACTAAGAATTGATTTGGTGCCTAAATTGATTGCAACATTCAATTCATGTCGCGAGAGCTGGGACCATGAGCTGAATGCTAATGCTATGGGAAGATGGATATATCAACACAACAAAGTAAAAGGCTTATGGCTGGAAGGTTCCAATCATCCAATACCATGGGAATTATTGATCTTTTATACGAGTGTTATGAAGAAAAGCCCCCGCTGCCAATCTCCAGAAGTTTTAGTTCTCTACCGACTTCAACTTTACTTTTAATTCAAGACAGAGAGAAACTGCTGGGATCAATCATGGTATGGTGAATTTTTAAGGATGATATCCAGCCATCTAATGAGTTGATAAGGATACCACAGACCATAGGTTCCAAATATTCGAATCTTCCCGCACCCTAGTTCTAtctaagagaaaaggaaaatctaACATCAACATACTAAATAGCACCAACATGGGCAAGCTTTCACCTAATTATTTTTCTGCTTTGACAGCAGCAAAGATCTTCTTCAGCTCAAATGTGTTGTAGCTAAACATAGCAAGTACATATTTGCACCATTATGGATCAGACAATTTCAGAAAGAAAAAGTCAGCCAGCTGGAAAAACTGCCTAGCACATAAAATATTTGCAAAAATAAATAGCTCACCCGGAAGTGATTGCGGCAATATCAACTACTTGTGCCATGTGCTCACTCAAATTGATCAGGCAGCTTCTAATGGTGATTTACACCATGAGTGACTACTATCAGCTTAATATTCAATGACTAAATATAACCAGTTCTGCCTAATTTCAGTCTATCGGTTACTGTTAATTTCAATTTAGCATTCATTGTAATGATATACCTCCAAGATAACTGGTGAGGCAAAAAACAAAATACTTGACTAGAACAATCCACTTTACTACTAATGTCAAATCTTGAGATTCTATTGCTTTTTCCAGTCCAGGATGGAATCCTCTTATCGCTAGAATTTGTCCAGTACAGGCCACCACAATGGTATAATTCATTGTAGGACAATGGAAGATAAACTTGTCCTCTTATAGGATTCAGTTctcccaacaaaaaaaaaaaaggaagaagaagaagaaggaaggtTTAGAAGATCTGATCTTTAATCACCTATCATCTTCCTAAGACAGAAACTTGAACGAAGCATTTCTTTAACCTTTATGTCAAAAATTCCACTTCAATATAGCAAACAAAAAAGGACGGAAACTTTTTATGGATACGAGTAAATGTATATATCTGATGCTACCAAACACCTTTATGCCCCGAGAAAGAGAACACAAAAGAAACCTACAGCCCAAAGAGGGGACCATGCCCGACCCATAAATCCAGCTCCAGAACATGGAACTATAATTGAGTTCAGCCTAAAGTGGGCCAATTACTGATGTTTATTAGAGGATTGTGCAAGTAATCTGCATTCTTAGTAAAGAACATGGTCCCAACCAACTTCATTCTGTATCATGACAGCAAAAGAATGTGGAGCCTAATATGTCTAAAAATGATAATGTTTTCAATGATCACTTCCATGTTTCAAGTCATTTTCTTGGCCAATAAGAACATGTTTGGTAATTTATCTTTTGTTGCCAAAGGATCAGTTGCATTACAATGCCATTTCACCTTAACGGTTTACCATA
This window encodes:
- the LOC113701515 gene encoding protein DETOXIFICATION 49-like → MAVETSAPLLVDYINGLPKSNESFPDHEHRGSRPTLPEVAEEIKKLYTIAFPMIITGLLVYGKSMISVLFMGRLGKDALAGGSLSSGIANITGYSIISGLAMGMEGISSQACGAKQWSVMGQTLQRTIVILLFASIPISLLWLNIQPILVFCGQDSNISSVAANHLAFCIPDLVFQSIINPLKIFLRTQNVTLPLILSAVFSLALHAPVNYLLIHKLGLGIRGVAAASSITDFATLATLVLYIIFSGVYKRSWPGWSLQCFNQWKPILSLALPSCVSVCLEWWWYELMILLSGLLSNAAEVVATMGILLQATSLVYIFPSSLGLAVSTRVGNELGANHPSKARISCLVALACAVFTSIAAMSFVTICRNAWGRAFTQDKAILSLTALSMPVLGLCEIGNCPQTAGCGVLKGCARPVLGATINLGSFYGVGLPLAIITGFGLGKGLLGLWLGLLVAQAVCSVLMVFVLRGTDWMDQANRASELIGITVDPDRESRGEYVIWNDHDRQLSQAKESSV